The Chiloscyllium punctatum isolate Juve2018m chromosome 12, sChiPun1.3, whole genome shotgun sequence genome includes a region encoding these proteins:
- the LOC140483562 gene encoding uncharacterized protein — MSRCPPEGPAVQAWSRIPVVGPRALEDALSVWSPLSPDPLQSQSQLLSFVAGLRDEGYLPTVLRSRDVYGYTSSTCQVPAGASPGAGASAGASPGAGASAGPTASDSGYSPAQGEASSRSPAAAAAAAASGRKKPRKRPQCNGWLRPPASGVRLGESPGRRPRGLDRRPPRPRDTDTDTDRESGRRIQQQVHSLKARPRPRTRTRPRPRPRAQEDPSKRRLQLLQSKVIKVDDSSSDEEVRRKAQRILRVNLSPVIRIRPITYPPR; from the coding sequence ATGTCCCGGTGCCCCCCGGAGGGCCCGGCCGTTCAGGCCTGGTCACGGATCCCGGTGGTAGGTCCTCGGGCCCTGGAGGACGCGCTGTCCGTCTGGAGCCCCCTGTCCCCGGACCCGCTtcagtcccagtcccagctgctgAGCTTCGTGGCCGGGCTCCGGGACGAGGGTTACCTGCCCACGGTGCTCCGGAGCCGGGACGTGTACGGCTACACCTCATCAACCTGCCAGGTCCCCGCGGGGGCGAGCCCGGGGGCGGGGGCGAGCGCGGGGGCGAGCCCGGGGGCGGGGGCGAGCGCCGGGCCTACCGCCTCCGACTCCGGTTACAGCCCGGCCCAGGGAGAGGCCTCCAGCCGCAgccccgccgccgccgccgccgccgccgcctccGGCCGGAAGAAGCCGCGGAAAAGGCCGCAGTGTAACGGCTGGCTGCGGCCTCCCGCCTCCGGGGTCCGGCTCGGGGAGAGTCCGGGGAGGAGGCCTCGGGGCCTGGACAGGAGACCGCCCCGACCCCgggacaccgacacagacacGGACCGGGAGAGCGGCCGCCGCATCCAGCAGCAGGTTCACTCCCTGAAGGCCCGGCCCAGGCCCAGGACCAGGaccaggcccaggcccaggccccGCGCACAGGAAGATCCCAGTAAGAGGCGGCTGCAGCTGCTCCAGTCCAAGGTGATCAAGGTGGATGACTCGTCCTCGGATGAAGAGGTTCGCAGGAAAGCTCAGAGAATCCTCCGGGTCAACCTGTCCCCAGTGATCAGGATCAGACCAATCACCTACCCACCCCGCTAG